GTCCGCCGGACGTCCGCCCTCGAGCCACCGAACACGTGACGCAGCAGATCGAGGCCATCGAACAGCTCATCGCCCGCGGCCATGCGTACGAGACGGACAGCGGGGTCTACTTCAGTGTGAGCAGCTTCCCGGACTATGGCAAGCTTTCGGGCAACAATTCCGCGGATCAGCTTGAAAACGCCGTGCGCGACGTGGTGGTGGATGGCAACAAGCGCGACCCGCGCGACTTCGCGTTGTGGAAGAAGGACGACAAACACCTCATGCAGTGGTTCAGTCCGTTCGGTCGCGGCTTCCCCGGCTGGCACATCGAGTGCTCGGTGATGTCGATGCAGTACCTCGGGCCGCACCTGGACCTCCACGCCGGCGGCGAGGATCTCATCTTCCCGCACCACGAATGCGAGATCGCGCAGTCGGAAGGCCTCACCGACCAGCCCTTCGCCTCCATCTGGACCCACACCCGCTTCCTGCATGTGGAGGGAGAAAAAATGTCCAAGAGCAAGGGGAATTTCTACACCGTGCGCGACCTCACGGCGCCCGAGTCCGAGGGCGGCAAAGGGATCGACCCGCTCGCACTCCGGCTCGCGCTGATCTCCGGGCAATACCGAAAACCGTTTAACTTTACCTTTAAAAACCTCAACGACTGCCTCCGCATCGTCGATCGATACCGGGACGCCCTGGCCCTCGCAGATCGCGCCATAGCCGACGGCAAAGCCGGCGAGGACCTTCTCGGCCACCCGTTGGATGTAGTCTTCAAGGAGACGCTTTTTGCCCTACTCGACGACCTCAACACCCCCGAAGCGCTCGCCGCTTCCCTCGAGGGGGTGAAGCTCATCAACGGGACCAAGGCGCTCAACGCGGCCTCAGGCCGGAGCGCCCGCGCCTGGATCGAACGGGTCAACGACCTACTCGGGATCGTCTGGCATGAGGACGCTACCGTCATGCCGGCCGTCGCCG
This sequence is a window from Rhodothermales bacterium. Protein-coding genes within it:
- the cysS gene encoding cysteine--tRNA ligase, whose product is MSSLPPFQLFNTLSGKVESLAPLEPNHLRMYNCGPTVYSYAHIGNFRTFLTSDLIVRVAQAIAWKTSYVSNITDVGHLTEDDFADASGEDKMARALRSKEGERFANVWDLARYYTESLLTDWSLLNLRPPDVRPRATEHVTQQIEAIEQLIARGHAYETDSGVYFSVSSFPDYGKLSGNNSADQLENAVRDVVVDGNKRDPRDFALWKKDDKHLMQWFSPFGRGFPGWHIECSVMSMQYLGPHLDLHAGGEDLIFPHHECEIAQSEGLTDQPFASIWTHTRFLHVEGEKMSKSKGNFYTVRDLTAPESEGGKGIDPLALRLALISGQYRKPFNFTFKNLNDCLRIVDRYRDALALADRAIADGKAGEDLLGHPLDVVFKETLFALLDDLNTPEALAASLEGVKLINGTKALNAASGRSARAWIERVNDLLGIVWHEDATVMPAVAEPATDSLADRVESLLKERTAARRNRDFARADAIRAELDELNIDVMDSPEGSTWRRKR